The genomic region TTTTTTGAAGACGCTTCAAACCAAGAAAATCTGTATACAAGAAATCGTTATAGAAAACAGATCGTTCCCCAAATGATTGAAGAAAACCCGCAGTTCTTAAACAAGGTGATTCAATACAGTAATCATCTCAATGAAGCCTTTTCCTATATTAGAAAACAATCTAAAAAGTACTTAAGTGTTCATGATAATCATCTTCTATTATCGACATTTTTTTTAGAAGATGTTGTTATTCAGAAAGACATCATCGCCTGCTTATTAGAGTCCAATCAAATCGAATTTAATCAGTTGAAATTAGACAGTATCTTAAGCTTTTTGACCCACAGTGGACCTAACCAATCATTTCAACTCGATGATACCTTGATTTTACGACGCGTTTATCAAAAAGTATCGATCGTTGAAGCCACCCCAAGTAAGCCATTCAACCAAGTCTTGGATTTAGAAGCTTTTAATGTCTTAGAAACTATGGGCTTTGTCACATTTTTAGACGCCCCTAGCAATTCATCTTTTTATGAAATAAAACTATGTTATAATAAATTAGCGTTACCTTTGGTAGCGAGACAACGTCAACCTGGCGATATATTGGAGTTTCCTTACGGTAAAAAGAAACTCAAAGATTACTACATTGACCATAAAATTCCGATGCATATTCGCGATCGAGACATCGTCATTACGGATCAAACCGGGCGCATTTTATCGGTATTAGGTAGGTATTACAACACGTCAAAAGACTTAGATAGCGTCATCAAGCTAAGATATAAGAGGGGGTATTAATGATGAGTATTTATAATGACATTGAAAGAGTATTGGTTAGCCAAGATGAGATTGCAGCCATATGTGAACGCCTTGGGAAGCAAATTACCGCTGATTATCAAGGTAAAGAAAGACCCATCTTACTAGGATTGTTAAAAGGCTGTGTGCCATTTATGTCTGATTTATCCAAACACATCGATTTGCCAATTGAAATCGAATATATGGATGTATCAAGTTACCACGGAAACATCACTTCTTCCGGGGATGTGAAGATTCGTAAAGACATGAACACATCGGTTATGGACCGTGACATTTTGATTGCTGAAGACATCGTCGATACCGGCAAAACCTTAGACACCATCGTTAAATTACTAAGACACCGTGGTGCGAAATCTGTTGAAGTCGTCACGTTACTCGATAAACCCGCAGGACGTGTCATCCCATTTACACCGAAATACATCGGTACCGTTGTCCCTAAAGAATTCGTTGTTGGTTATGGTTTGGATTACAACGAACTGTATCGTAACATCCCATATGTTGGGGTATTAAAACCAGAAATATATAAGAAATAGTGAGGCATTTTCATGCAAGATCCTAAAAACCCGAAAAATATGAAGAAAACCCCGATGAACTATGGCATCTATATTATCGCCATCATAGTTCTATTCGGTTCGTTCTTCTTCATCCAAAATTTATTTAAACCGAGTGCACCAGAGCCACTTACCCCAACTGAGTTTATCGAGAAACTCGATGCTGGAGAATTCGCTGGTATGACCATCAAGTATACCCCAATTGGTGGGGAAGATAACAACGTTTATCGCGTCACCATTTCGGATGCAGAAGGTCCTCAATATGTCTTTGAAATCTTCATGCCAACCTTGAATGACATTCTGTTAACCATCGAACCTACCGATAACATCACATTGGATTACGTGGAAAAGTCCACAGTTACCATTTGGGCTGTCTTAGGGAATATTGTGATTCCTGTCATCTTGGTTATTGGTCTGATCATCTTCTTATACCGCACCATGAGTGGTGGCGGTAACAACAAAGCCTTTGAATTCTCAAAATCTCGTGCTCGTCTTTCCAACAGTAAAGCTGTTACTTTTAAAGATGTTGCCGGCTGTGATGAGGAAAAGACCGAGTTGGTTGAAGTCATCGACTTCTTAAAATTCCCTAGAAAATATAAAGAAATGGGTGCTCGTATCCCTAAAGGTATCCTTTTGGTTGGTTCACCAGGTACTGGTAAAACCTTATTAGCGAAAGCCGTTGCCGGTGAAGCAAGCGTTCCATTCTTCTCCATTTCTGGTTCTGACTTCGTCGAAATGTTCGTCGGTGTCGGTGCTTCACGTGTCAGAGATTTATTTAAGGTTGCGAAAGAAAACGCCCCTTGTATCATCTTCATCGATGAAATTGATGCAGTAGGTCGTCAAAGAGGTGCTGGTATGGGTGGTGGTCACGATGAACGTGAACAAACCCTGAACCAATTGCTCGTTGAAATGGATGGATTCAATCCAAATGCTGGTATCATCATCATGGCTGCGACCAACCGTCCAGACGTTTTAGACCCAGCATTATTAAGACCAGGCCGTTTTGACCGACAAATTACCATTAATTTACCAGATGTTATTGGCAGAGAAGCCATCCTTAAAGTTCACGCAAGAAACAAAAAAGTTTCCCCAGAGGTTAAGTTTGAAGACATTTCTCACCGTATCCCTGGATTCTCCGGCGCTGACATCGAAAACCTATTGAATGAAGCAGCGTTACTCGCTGCTAGAGCCAATCGTAAGATGATTGAATTGTCCGATATCGATGAAGCGGTTGACCGCGTTCTCATGGGACCTGCGAAGAAATCGCGTAAAGTTACCGAAAGAGAACGTCAAGTCATTTCCTACCATGAAGCAGGACATGCAGTCATTGGTATTAAATTAGAAAACGCAAGTATTGTTCAAAAAGTAACCATCATTGCGAGAGGTCGTGCTGGTGGATATAACTTAATGTTACCTAGAGAGGAAGGCTACCTTAGAACAAAGAAAGCCTTACTTGAAGAAATCACTGGTAACTTAGGTGGCCGTGTGGCTGAAGAACTTGTCTTTGGTGACGTGACTACCGGGGCTTATCAAGACTTCCAAACTGCAACCAAAATTGCGAGAGCAATGGTCACTGAGTATGGTATGTCCAATTTAGGTCCAATCCAATACGAATCTCAACAAGGCTCTGTCTTCTTAGGTAGAGACTACTTGAAAGAACGTAATTTCTCCGATCAAGTCGCACTAGAAATCGATAAAGAAGTCCGAGAAATCATCACCAGCTGTTATGAACAAGCCAAACAAATCATCATTGAAAATCGAGCACTACTCGATACCATTACCCATTATCTACTTGAAGTTGAAACCTTGAACAAACAAGATATCGATGAAATTGTAGCGTCTGGTAAACTCGGATGGTGGGAAGAACGCAAGCTTAAAAAAGATGAGCCTGTAAATTCTGATAATCCACTCGATAAAACCGATGAAAATCCATTGGTAAAAGCCGATGAGACTCGATAAGTATCTAAAAGTATCTCGCTTAATCAAACGTAGAACGGTTGCGAAAGACGCTGCTTTAGCGGATTTGATCTACATCAACGATAAAGTGGCGAAACCCGCTTCTACTGTTAAACCTGGCGACACTTTGACACTTCACTTTGGAATAAAAATCCTAACCGTCAAAGTGGTTTCCATTGATATCCCGAAACCCAAATCGGAGGATGTCATGTTTGAACTCATCAGTGAAACAAAAAAGTCGTAACGTAGTTATGGCTTTTTTATTGGGTATCATGTATAATGAATATGCTATTTTTAGGAGGTAACCACATGGATTATACTGAATTAACCGAACAAGAACGTATAAGACGTCAAAAAATGGAAGAATTAAGAGCTAAAGGTGTCGATCCATTTGGTTCACGATTTAACCGCACAACCACAACCCAAGCCATTAGAAACCAATATGAACAATACAGCCACGATGAACTTGAACAAATGCATGTTGAAGTGGTCATTGCCGGTCGTATCATTCGTAAAAGAGACCAAGGTAAGGCAGGTTTCTTACAACTTCAAGACCGCGATTCTAACATTCAAGTGTATGTCAGAAAAGACGCGATTGGCGACGATGCATTTGAAGTCTTCTTAAGCAGTGACTTAGGCGACATTGTTGGTATCAAAGGCTTAGTGTTTAGAACCAAAACCAATGAACTCACCGTTAAGGCGAGTGAATATACCCATTTAACGAAAGCGTTGAGACCACTACCGGACAAGTTCCACGGTCTTCAAGACGTTGAAGAATCCCGTCGTAGACGTTATGTCGACTTAATCGTCAACGAAGAAGCGAGACGCATCGCGATGTTAAGACCAAGAATCATTAGAGAAATTCAAAAATTCTTTGATGGTAGGGGCTTCATCGAAGTCGAAACCCCTGTACTTCACCCAATCCTTGGGGGCGCTGCAGCTAGACCGTTCGTCACACACCACAACACCTTAGATATGCCATTCTATCTACGTATCGCTACCGAATTACCACTTAAACGTCTAATCGTAGGCGGCTTAGAAGCAGTCTATGAAATTGGTCGTTTGTTCCGTAATGAGGGTATGGATGCGAAACATAACCCAGAATTTACCACCATTGAAGCTTACTTAGCGTATTCCGATATGGAAGGTATGATGGATTTGGTTGAAGACGCGATGTCTACCGTTGTGTACAACGTTTTAGGCACTTATGAAATCACTTATGGTGAAAAACAAATCAACATGGCACCAAAATGGGCGAGAGTTCATATGGTTGAAGCGATTAAAAACATCACTGGTGTTGACTTCTTCGAGATTGCTGATTTAGAAACCGCGACTAAGGTTGCGAAAGAAAAACACATCAAAGTTGAAAAACACTACGGTGTAGGACACATCATTCAAGCCTTCTTCGATGAATTCGTTGAAGATACCATCACACAACCCACTTTCGTTTACGGACACCCAATTGAAGTGTCTCCACTAGCGAAAAAGAATGCTCAAAACCCGAGATTCACAGACCGTTTTGAATTGTTCATTGATGGTAGAGAATATGCGAATGCGTTCTCTGAACTCAATGACCCAGTGGATCAAAGAGGCCGTTTTGAGGATCAATTGAAAGAAAAAGAATTGGGTAACGATGAAGCGACTGAAATGGACGTCGATTTCGTAGAAGCCCTTGAATATGGGATGCCACCAGCAGGTGGTCTCGGGATTGGTATCGACAGATTCATTATGCTTATTTGCAACGTGAATAATATCCGCGATGTCATTCTGTTCCCTCACATGAAACACAAACCTTAATAACGACTAAAAGCCCTTAGACATCACATCTAAGGGCTTTTTTTACTGTCTTAATTTTATGCTTTTGAACTGAATCCGTTGAATACAAGGTTTAAAATAATCCCGACAACAGCTGCTAAACTCATGCCTGTAAGAGCTGCAGTTGGTGTCAATTGAATGACTGCACCACCTAAACCTAAAACCAACATGGTTGAGACGATGATCAGGTTTTTCATATTGCCTAAATCGGTTCTATCTTTGATCAATACTTTGACCCCGTTGGCTGCGATTAAACCGTATAATACCACGGTCATTCCACCGATGACTGCCCATGGAATACTTGCGATGAACGCTTGGATGTATCCAAAGAATCCAAGTAGTATCGCAAATACTGCGGCTAATCCTGTTACATAGACTGAACCTACTTTTGTGATGGCTACAACGCCTGTGTTTTCACCATATGTGGTGTTGGCAGGGCCACCAATTGCACCGGCAACAAGGGTTGCAATCCCATCACCTAGTAAAGTCTTATCGAGACCTGGGTCTTTTATAAAGTCATTACCAGTGATTTCACCTAAAACGACATGGTCACCAATGTGTTCTGCAATGGTGACAAACGCAAGCGGTGCGAACACCAATACAGCGTCTAAGTTAATGTCATAAGTACCGAAGATTTGGAAGTTTGGTACTTGGAAGAAGGATACTTCCTTAAAGATTTCAAAATCGACAATACCGAAAAGTACGGCTGCGATATATCCAACGAAAATAGCTAATAGGAATGGTACGATTTTAATGAATCCTTTACCATAAACGGCCATCGCAGATACCGCGATGAATGTGATTAATGCGACTGCAGCAACATCCCCATTGAATGCACCATTCGCTAGTCCAATGTTACTAACTGCGACACCGGCAAGCCCTAAACCAATGATGATGATCATCGGTCCGATGACAACTGGTGGTAATAAATGTTTTAACCAATCACTACCTGCAAAACGAATGATGAGTGCGACCACAATATAAATCAAACCAACCACCATCAAACCGATTAAGCTTGAATCAAATGACCCAGAAGCTGTCGCGGTCGCTGTAATGGTTGTCATATAAGCAAAACTACTACCCAAATAAACAGGCACTTTACCTTTAGTACATAAAATGTAAATTAGAGTACCTAAACCACTGGCTACCAAAGCCACCCCAATGTCTAACCCCGTAATGAGTGGTACAAGTACCGTTGCTCCAAACATCGCGAATACGTGTTGTAAACTAAGTACAACCCATTTCAAAATCGATGATGGTCTTTCTTGAATCCCGACAATCAATTTCTCTTCCATACAGTTCTCCTTTTCTTGAAAAGGCCTTTTAACAAAAAAAGACACCACTGGTGTCCTTTAAATGTATAGGTAAAAATGATTCCGTTACCTTAAAATGCTCACAGGCATCTTTTAAAGGACCTTCACTGTTAGTAGTATATCAAAATTTAAAGAAAGTTCAACCCCCAAAATCACTTTTTACAAAAAGAAAAGCAGACCTCTACAGGACTGCTTCTATCATCACTAAATTAATCCGAGTTCGTCTGCGATATCAAAGAAGATATTGTTGATTGGATAATAATCCATCTCTAATTCTTTGTAGATACCCTCTGTGACGTTATCGAGTTTTTCATGTAGTTCTTTTGGCGCATCCCCTTGTTTTTCAAGGATGGACAAAATCTCATGTTCGATATCGATCAAGGATTGCATATGTTGTTCATTCGGTTCTTCAATTGCACCGATGAGTTCGTTTTGAAAATCCAATGTATCCAATAATAAGATGACGGTTCCCGCATGCTTATTCAACAGTTCAACGTCGCCATTGTAGTCGTGTTCTAATAAGAGTTTGACGTTTTCAAACGCGTCAAATATGTAATAGAACCCAGTTTCAAAAATGTTACTTTCTTCTGGTGACAATGTCTTCTCTTCAATTTTTTTGTTGTACAAGAATTCTAATACCTCAATGACGTATTTAAAACGTTCATAGATATTGGAGTTCGATGTTTTCAACCCTTCGACCAAATCGCTAGTCTCGATGATCCAGTTAGCGTAATCGTGATATAGTGCATCAATCATAGTTCACACCTCCGACTTAATATAATTATACAAATAATTCCTAACTTATCAATACTTTTACAAAAATAATACATGAGGAGAAAATTTATCTCATTTTATGGGATGTTTCACAAATCACTTTGATTTGAAAATCAAAATAGATTTGTTATGATTAAGTCAGGATTCTTAAAGGAGAAAACAATAATGTTAAAAAATAAAGTGTATGATGCGCGATTTTTGACCCCATTGATGATCGTCATCACCTATGTATGGATTCAATTATTTAACCTGTCTGGCATAGGGGTAAATGCCGGTATGGTCTATCAAATGATTTTGGTTTTATATGTGTTTTTCTTAACGTTTTATAAGCAGATCAAACCACTTCAAAAATTATACTTAGTCTTAGGTATCTTATTTTGCTTAATTGGGGATATGGCGCTATCTCGCGCTTTTGATACACCTAACGGTTATCGTTTACCGATTGGTATGGGTCTATTTTTTATTGGTCACGTGAATTTTATCTTAGGCATTTTCAGCTTTAGAAAACCCAAAATAAAGTCTTTTAGAACCAACTTTTTAATCGTCTTTTCTGTGATTGTTTTGTTATTCGTATTTACCGTATTTAATCCGGATGAACTGTTGTTATCCATCTTAGCAATCGTGTACGCGGTTGCGTTAGGCATTGGATTAACCTTAGGATTATCCATGAAGGATAACCCTATCTATCGTTTCCTCGCGTGGGGGTATGGTATCTTTATATTTTCTGACTGGTTGATTGCAATCAGAGCCATCAAAGGTTGGAACACCCCTGATCTAATCAATAATCAAGGGGTTTGGTTAACCTATATTGTTGCGTTGTCTTTAATTTGTTATTCAATCGTCCACCTCAATCGCTCTATAAACAAATAACCACCCCAGTTTTGACAGTAAAAAGTGTAGAATGTTAAAAGAAATATATTCAAGGGATGTTTTCTTTTGTGCCTTATAATGAAGCCATAAAGGAGAAATAACATGAAAAAAACACTTTTATTGATTGGCGCATTATTACTTACAGGGTTCCTAACAGTCGGTATATTCGCTGCTAGCACCCCAACCACTATGACATCTACATCTTTGGATTTAGAAGACAGTTACACTTTAGAGGAAATGTTGAACATCACATTACTCGATGAGTTAAAAGCGAAAGCAACCTATGAGGCAATCATCGATACATATGGTGAAGTTAAACCATTCACTCGTATTGTATTGGCTGAACAACGTCACATTGACGCGCTACTTGTATTATTTAACACTTATGGTTTTGAAGTGCCTGCCTTTGATTCAAGCACCGTTGTAGTTCCAGAATCACTCACTGCAGCACTTGAAGCTGGTGTACAAGCTGAAGTCGATAATATCGCTTTATACGACGCATTCTTAAGCCAAACCGATTTACCTGAGGATGTTGTTACGACATTTACGGCATTACAACGTGCATCAGAAAATCACTTAAGAGCATTCAATCGTGGTTTAGTTGGATCACAAATCCAAAATTTCGGACAACAAATTCGTAACCAATTTGGTAAACTTGGATTCAAAGGTAACGGCCATAAAGGCAACAAATAGTTTTTAGGTAACAAAAAGACCTGGTCAAAATGATCAGGTCTTATTTTTATATGTGTGTTAAGATTAAGCCTTGTTAACGGATCCGAACATGGTTAATTTTTCTCTAACCACTTTCTTGATTGCTTCAACGCCTGGTGCTAATAATTTACGTGGGTCAAAGCCTTTGGATTCTAAGTCTTTACCAGCTTCGATGTATTTACGTGTAGCTTCAGCGAATGCCAATTGTAATTCAGTGTTAACGTTGATCTTTGTAACGCCTAAAGAGATCGCTTTTTTGATCATGTGTTCAGGAATACCTGTACCACCGTGTAATACTAGAGGTACTCTGTTGGTGACTCTTTGTACTTCTTGTAGTACATCGAAGTCTAAGCCTTTCCAGTTTGCAGGGTATTTACCGTGGATGTTACCAATACCTGCTGCGAATAGGTCAACACCTAAGGACGCGATGAGTTCGCATTCTTTTGGATCAGCCAATTCACCTGCACCAATGACGCCGTCTTCTTCGCCGCCGATGGAACCAACTTCAGCTTCAACAGACACGCCTTTTGCGTGGCAAGCTGCGACGATTTCTCTGGTCTTTTCAACGTTTTCAGCGATTGGATAATGAGAACCGTCAAACATGATGGATGTGAATCCGGATTCTAATGCTTTGTATGCACCTTCATAAGTACCATGGTCTAGATGTACAGCTACTGGTACTGTGATGCCTTGTGACGCGATCAATTCTTTGACCATCGCCATGACTAAACGATAACCACCCATGTACTTAGCTGCGCCTTCAGATACGCCTAAGATGATTGGGGAGTTCAATTCTTGTGCAACTTGTAGGGTTGCTTTTGTCCATTCAAGGTTGTTGATGTTGATTTGAGCGACGCCATAACCGTTATCTCTAGCCTTGATTAACATTTCTTTTGCAGAAACTAATGCCATTTTTATGTCCTCCTAGATTTATTGTAATGTCCATTATGTATTATACGCTTAATTGCCTTATTTTACAAATAAGTAATGCGTGAAAACGATTATCATTTGTCTTGTTTATTCAGAATTGCTGCTTCGATGAATCCTTTAAAAATTGGATGAGGGCGAAGTGGTCTAGATAAGAACTCTGGATGGAACTGACAAGCGATAAAGAATGGGTGTTCAGGAATTTCAATCATCTCGACTAAGTTGAGTTTTTCGTGTAATCCAGAGAAAACCATGCCATAAGATTCAAAAGCTTCACGATAGGCATTATTGAACTCATAACGGTGGCGATGTCTTTCTTCAATGACATCTTTTTGATAGAGCTTTTGAGCCAATGTATTTGGTTTGATATGACAGGTGTATAACCCTAAGCGTTGTGTCCCACCCAAATCTTTGGAGAGGTCTTGTGAATGCATCAAATCGATGATTGGATATTTGGTTGCAGGATCGATTTCAGTCGTTGTTGCTAGCCCAATACCCATGACATTTCTCGCAAACTCAATCGAAGCGAGTTGTAAACCATAACAAATGCCAAAGAATGGTACGTTGTGGGTTCTCGCGTATTGAATGGCTGCCATTTTACCTTCGGTAGCACGTTCACCAAAGCCCCCCGGTACCAAGACACCGTCAGAACCGGCCAACACTTCCTTCACATTTTCTGTATTGATTTTTTCTGCATTTAGATACTTGATGTTGATGTTTTTACCAAAGTGATAACCTGCATGTTTTAAGGATTCAGAAACCGATAAATACGCATCATGAAGGCTGACATATTTACCTACCAATGCGATGTTGATGGTATCTTTTGCATGTTCAATCTTATGAATCAAATCCATCCACGGGGATAAATCAGCTTCCATCTTAGGTTCTAATTCAAAGTGTTCTAAAATCAAATCATCGATTTTTTGAGCCTTCAAGTTCGGAATGGTTTTATACAAGACATCGACATCGACCGATTCAAATACGTGGTCTGTTTCTACGTCACAAAATAACGCAATCTTTTCTTTGGTCGATTTCGCAACCGGTACTTCACTTCTTAAAACGATCATATCCGGTGAAATCCCTAAAGATCTCAACTCTTTAACCGAGTGTTGGGTCGGTTTGGTTTTAATTTCATTCGCTGCTCTTAAATATGGTAACAAGGTGGTGTGGATGTATAACGTGTTTTTATGCCCAAAATCACGTCTGGCTTGTCGGATGGCTTCTAAAAAAGGGAGCGATTCAATGTCCCCAACGGTCCCACCAATTTCAGTGATGACCACATCCGCTTTAGATGATAAAGCAACCCGTTTCAAACGGTCTTTGATTTCATTCGTGATGTGTGGAATGACTTGGATGGTTGCGCCAAGGTAAACACCTTTACGTTCTTTATCGATGACGGTTTGATAGATTTTCCCTGTGGTTACTGAGGAATCTTTCGATAAGTTTTCATCGATGAAGCGTTCATAATGTCCTAAATCGAGGTCTGTTTCACAACCGTCATCGGTAACAAACACCTCACCATGTTGGTAAGGCGACAATGTGCCTGGGTCGACGTTGATGTATGGGTCGAATTTTTGCATGAATACTTTGAGTCCACGACTCTTGAGTAGCTGTCCAACCGTGGACGCCATAATGCCTTTACCAAGCGATGAAACGACACCGCCGGTAACGAAAATAAACTTTGTTTTCATCTCTTCACCTCGAAAAATATAAAATAAAAAGGTCTCCCTTTACAGGAGACCTTATATGAGTTGCCCTTCTTAATTATATCAAATAAAAATCGGTGAAGCAACGAGAATTTTACTTGTCGTACATGTCTTCGTAATCGTCCATGATTTCGTTGTAATCATCGTCGTCGAAGTCAATGTCTTCTTCATCTTCAATGATGATGGCGTCTTCTTCGTCAAGTAGTAAGTCTTCCTCTTCTTCATCGTCAGGAAGGATACCATCTTCTTCTTCATCGTCTTCTTCATCATCTTTGAGTTCGATTTCGTCTTCTTCAGGAATATAGTAGTCGTCAACAGTCAATGTGTCGTCTTCTTCTTCCTCTACCACTTCTTCAGTGGTGTTGAAGTAAGAACCATCTTTATCCCAAAGTTCAAGGTTATTTTCTTTTAGATCCCATTCATCATTGCCACAAAAAACGAATTTTGCTGACAAGGTCATGTCAATGTATAGTTGTGTTAATTTTTCAGTGTCTTCTTTAGAGATTTCTTTAAGTGATGCCACTGATTCTAATAAATCGTAGATATTCTTTTTGCCTTCTGATCTTAAAATCTCTTCAGCAATTTCAACCATGGATTTGTTTACATACGTTTGTTTAGCCATAGTTTCCTCCTAAAATACTATATTATTGTATACGATGTGCTATGTTTTTGCAAGACTTTTATTTGAATAATCGAAATTGCACGATTTTCTCGGTGGTAACGCCTTCGATTTGATGGCGATAGCCAATTTCAATCAAATCTGGCGTTACAATTAAGTCGTGTGTTTCGACAATAGACTTAAATAGGATGCCTTCTTGACGATAATACCCCATCGTTCTCTGATGGGGAATATACGATTCTTGGAAAGAAACTTCGCCAGTGCGTCTGATTAAAACCTCGTTTAAATTGTAATAAACGGTGACGAGGCTAGCGGTGTTTGGATCCTGATATGTGATTTTTCCTGGTTCAAAAGTTGAATCGACTTGAAAGCTTTCTATTTGTCCGTCAGTAGTGATTGTTAGGATCATGCCATCAAGATTCTAGCTAAGACGATGATAGCTAAAATAACGACCACGATGATGAGTAACTTCATCATCTTTTTCGCGATTGCGAACACACCGAAAATGATGACTACAGCAAGGCCTAGGGTGCCAAGAATCTTCATCCATTCAGGTAGCGGCATGATGACGTCGTTGTAGAAGTTAAGAGCGAGCCCATCAAAATCTACCAATTCTTCCAACATGCTGTCTAAATCCCCGAAAATACTCATTAAGAATGCCCAAATTTGATCTAGAATTTCCATATACAATTTCTCCTTATTCGTACTTTTGTCTATTATTCAGTGCGAGTTCTAGGGTGTGATCATCCGCGAAACTTAAATCCGCACCGACTGGAATGCCATATGCAATACGAGAAACCTTGATGCCTTTAGGTTTGAGTAATTCTTTTAAGTACTGTGCGGTGAGTTCCCCTTCCACAGTACCTGCCAAAGACAGGATGATTTCTTCAATCCCATTCAATCGTTGAAACAATGATTCAATGTTTAAATCTTCTGGGCCAATGCCTCTAGAAAAATCAATTGAACCCCCCAATACATGGTATAGCCCATGGTAGATTGGGTTGCGTTCCAAGACGAACACATCTTTGTCTTCCGAAACCACCATGATGGTGTTTCGTTCACGGTTAAGGTCTTCACAAATAGGGCAGTGGCTTTCCATTAAGGTACCACACACTGGACAATGTGAGATGTTTTGTTTCGCTTCAACCAAATGTTGGCTGAATGCGTCGATTTGATTTTTTTCAATCGTAGAGATGGTATAAAGTGCCAATCGTTCTGCGGTCTTTTTACCAATGCCAGGAAATTTTTTAAAATCTTCTACGAGTTTTAAAAAACTTTCAGGGTATTTCATTAGAATCCGCCAAACCCCATACCAGCTGTGAATTTGCTCATTTCTTGGTTGGTGGTCTTATCCACGACTTCAACCGCGTTATTGATGGCTGCTAAAATCGCGTCTTGTAACATTTCGACATCTTCCAGTAACTCTTCAGAAATCTTAATGTCGACCACTTGATGAGAACCTAACATGACCACTCTAACACCTGAAGCGGTGCCCGTAAATTCGGTCATTTGTAATCTTTCTTGGGTTTCTTGCATCTCTTTTTGAATCTTTTGTAACTTTTTAATCATGCCTGCGTTCATTATATTTACTCCTTTATCATGACTTTGTCTTTGCCAAAGAAATCAATGGCTAAGGATACAGATCCTGGTTGCCAAGACTCTTCTACGGCTTCATATAAACCTAAATCGAGTTTAGGTAAGGTTGGTTTTTTGTTGCCATCACGCCATTGTTTTGCAAAACTGTCAAACAATACTTGCCATGAAGCTTCATCGATACA from Paracholeplasma manati harbors:
- a CDS encoding lysoplasmalogenase encodes the protein MLKNKVYDARFLTPLMIVITYVWIQLFNLSGIGVNAGMVYQMILVLYVFFLTFYKQIKPLQKLYLVLGILFCLIGDMALSRAFDTPNGYRLPIGMGLFFIGHVNFILGIFSFRKPKIKSFRTNFLIVFSVIVLLFVFTVFNPDELLLSILAIVYAVALGIGLTLGLSMKDNPIYRFLAWGYGIFIFSDWLIAIRAIKGWNTPDLINNQGVWLTYIVALSLICYSIVHLNRSINK
- a CDS encoding ferritin-like domain-containing protein — translated: MKKTLLLIGALLLTGFLTVGIFAASTPTTMTSTSLDLEDSYTLEEMLNITLLDELKAKATYEAIIDTYGEVKPFTRIVLAEQRHIDALLVLFNTYGFEVPAFDSSTVVVPESLTAALEAGVQAEVDNIALYDAFLSQTDLPEDVVTTFTALQRASENHLRAFNRGLVGSQIQNFGQQIRNQFGKLGFKGNGHKGNK
- the fba gene encoding class II fructose-1,6-bisphosphate aldolase; this translates as MALVSAKEMLIKARDNGYGVAQININNLEWTKATLQVAQELNSPIILGVSEGAAKYMGGYRLVMAMVKELIASQGITVPVAVHLDHGTYEGAYKALESGFTSIMFDGSHYPIAENVEKTREIVAACHAKGVSVEAEVGSIGGEEDGVIGAGELADPKECELIASLGVDLFAAGIGNIHGKYPANWKGLDFDVLQEVQRVTNRVPLVLHGGTGIPEHMIKKAISLGVTKINVNTELQLAFAEATRKYIEAGKDLESKGFDPRKLLAPGVEAIKKVVREKLTMFGSVNKA
- the rpoE gene encoding DNA-directed RNA polymerase subunit delta codes for the protein MAKQTYVNKSMVEIAEEILRSEGKKNIYDLLESVASLKEISKEDTEKLTQLYIDMTLSAKFVFCGNDEWDLKENNLELWDKDGSYFNTTEEVVEEEEDDTLTVDDYYIPEEDEIELKDDEEDDEEEDGILPDDEEEEDLLLDEEDAIIIEDEEDIDFDDDDYNEIMDDYEDMYDK
- a CDS encoding CTP synthase, with protein sequence MKTKFIFVTGGVVSSLGKGIMASTVGQLLKSRGLKVFMQKFDPYINVDPGTLSPYQHGEVFVTDDGCETDLDLGHYERFIDENLSKDSSVTTGKIYQTVIDKERKGVYLGATIQVIPHITNEIKDRLKRVALSSKADVVITEIGGTVGDIESLPFLEAIRQARRDFGHKNTLYIHTTLLPYLRAANEIKTKPTQHSVKELRSLGISPDMIVLRSEVPVAKSTKEKIALFCDVETDHVFESVDVDVLYKTIPNLKAQKIDDLILEHFELEPKMEADLSPWMDLIHKIEHAKDTINIALVGKYVSLHDAYLSVSESLKHAGYHFGKNINIKYLNAEKINTENVKEVLAGSDGVLVPGGFGERATEGKMAAIQYARTHNVPFFGICYGLQLASIEFARNVMGIGLATTTEIDPATKYPIIDLMHSQDLSKDLGGTQRLGLYTCHIKPNTLAQKLYQKDVIEERHRHRYEFNNAYREAFESYGMVFSGLHEKLNLVEMIEIPEHPFFIACQFHPEFLSRPLRPHPIFKGFIEAAILNKQDK
- a CDS encoding uracil-xanthine permease family protein — protein: MEEKLIVGIQERPSSILKWVVLSLQHVFAMFGATVLVPLITGLDIGVALVASGLGTLIYILCTKGKVPVYLGSSFAYMTTITATATASGSFDSSLIGLMVVGLIYIVVALIIRFAGSDWLKHLLPPVVIGPMIIIIGLGLAGVAVSNIGLANGAFNGDVAAVALITFIAVSAMAVYGKGFIKIVPFLLAIFVGYIAAVLFGIVDFEIFKEVSFFQVPNFQIFGTYDINLDAVLVFAPLAFVTIAEHIGDHVVLGEITGNDFIKDPGLDKTLLGDGIATLVAGAIGGPANTTYGENTGVVAITKVGSVYVTGLAAVFAILLGFFGYIQAFIASIPWAVIGGMTVVLYGLIAANGVKVLIKDRTDLGNMKNLIIVSTMLVLGLGGAVIQLTPTAALTGMSLAAVVGIILNLVFNGFSSKA